In Humulus lupulus chromosome 6, drHumLupu1.1, whole genome shotgun sequence, a single genomic region encodes these proteins:
- the LOC133784093 gene encoding transcription factor bHLH146-like, translating into MMNKRIRVNPDETYNSLHRLDFVRTYVNHLVPALKKINMEKSSSSFCLCNDRNGDNELAKAVRFEVDMAMALSAKEFYFAWSRALEARLIQRDISLNIIKFGGNNYNNNNNSNNSIIERGSSFHEISFTNIDKSGESNSALLASPNPRSCEMMMKKKRKTSTSRARKGVAKKSEEDIIVGDRFGRLRTLLPGGNDILGDSDNHQLLTEVASYIACLQLQVNALKSLVELSHE; encoded by the coding sequence ATGATGAATAAACGAATTCGTGTTAACCCTGACGAAACATACAATTCACTTCATCGTCTTGACTTTGTGAGAACTTATGTCAATCACTTGGTACCGGCCTTGAAGAAGATCAACATGGAAAAGAGTAGTAGTAGTTTTTGCCTCTGCAACGACCGAAATGGTGATAACGAGCTAGCCAAGGCTGTCCGATTTGAAGTCGATATGGCAATGGCACTATCCGCAAAAGAGTTCTATTTTGCATGGAGTCGTGCCTTGGAAGCGAGGCTTATTCAAAGAGATATtagtttaaatattataaaatttgggGGGAATAATtacaacaataacaataatagtaACAATTCCATAATTGAAAGAGGTTCTTCCTTTCACGAAATATCTTTTACTAATATCGATAAGAGTGGTGAGAGTAATTCAGCTTTGTTGGCTTCTCCAAACCCTAGATCATGtgagatgatgatgaagaagaagagaaaaacgaGTACAAGTAGAGCAAGAAAAGGTGTAGCAAAGAAGAGTGAAGAGGACATTATTGTTGGTGACCGTTTTGGCCGATTGAGAACACTTTTGCCCGGAGGGAATGACATATTGGGAGACTCTGATAATCATCAATTGCTCACAGAAGTAGCAAGTTACATAGCCTGCCTCCAGCTGCAGGTGAATGCTCTCAAGTCTCTAGTGGAATTAAGTCATGAATGA